A window of the Besnoitia besnoiti strain Bb-Ger1 chromosome VI, whole genome shotgun sequence genome harbors these coding sequences:
- a CDS encoding hypothetical protein (encoded by transcript BESB_068220): MISPFLCDGQTGYHLNIVVHLCDLIGSALLDPAGRQNLEYSDSRSPRIAPISTSGPCAGLTSPESVAMHGDTPAIQGQAAGCACVQNRSSPYRRGDTRENVFSHRSCMTMDISPSVPGRLVQQQTNTQPCTRTGPEASRPGERAVPGLRASHIDHPTSLKKPAEDSPAPDKGTRDAPNPRQQHLPRGFAATTGQTEPAGRETASRDSQAATGMGLPGHSAVEPAVGQHGRQAGGDGHEQLRGHWPPPAPSDGGRPCATSAGECGHASPASAYQWGGTSDANGSANALELLLNDLADSRAARPGSEFAVSPSWWPDQLEFDKQFPGSVGHFSQSGSVGHFSQSGSVGHLSQSGSVGLSSRDASGAGAADAVANVAAERGGSGGRAMPRPGAGAPGADGAGQPVPAPMGGPTASRDCQAATDMGLPGHSAVEPAVGQHGRQAGGDGREQLRGHWPPPAPSDGGRPCATSAGDCGHASPASAYQWGGTSDANGSANALELLLNDLADSRAARPGSEFGVSPPWWPDQLEFDKLFPGSVGHFSQSGSVGHLSQSGSVGHLSQSGSVGLSSRDASGAGAADAVANVAAERGGSGGSAMPRPGAGAPGADGAGQPVPAPMGGPTASRDSQAATDMGLPGHSAVEPAVGQHGRQAGGDGHEQLRGHWPPPAASDGGRPCATSAGDCGHASPASAYQWGGTSDANGSANALELLLNDLADSRAARPGSEFAVSPSWWPDQLEFDKQFPGSVGHFSQSGSVGHLSQSGSVGLSSRDASGAGAADAVANVAAERGGSGGSAMPRPGAGVPGADGAGQPVPAPMGGPTASRDSQAATDMGLPGHSAVEPAVGQHGRQAGGDGHEQLRGHWPPPAASDGGRPCATSAGDCGHASPASAYQWGGTSDANGSANALELLLNDLADSRAARPGSEFAVSPPWWPDQLEFDKQFPGSVGHLSQSGSVGHLSQSGSVGLSSRDASGAGAADAVANVAAERGGSGGSAMPRPGAGAPGADGAGQPVPAPMGGPTASRDSQAATDMGLPGHSAVEPAVGQHGRQAGGDGHEQLRGHWPPPAASDGGRPCATSAGDCGHASPASAYQWGGTSDANGSANALELLLNDLADSRAARPGSGFGVSPPWWPDQLEFDKEFPGSVGHFSQSGSVGHLSQSGSVGHLSQSGSVGLSSRDASGAGAADAVANVAAERGGSGGSTMPRPGAGAPGADGAGQPVPAPMGGPTASRDSQAATDMGLPGHSAVEPAVGQHGRQAGGDGHEQLRGHWPPPAASDGGRPCATSAGDCGHASPASAYQWGGTSDANGSANALELLLNDLADSRAARPGSGFGVSPPWWPDQLEFDKQFPGSVGHFSQSGSVGHLSQSGSVGLSSRDASGAGAADAVANVAAERGGSGGSTMPRPGAGAPGADGAGQPVPAPMGGPTASRDSQAATDMGLPGHSAVEPAVGQHGRQAGGDGHEQLRGHWPPPAASDGGRPCATSAGDCGHASPASAYQWGGTSDANGSANALELLLNDLADSRAARPGSGFGVSPPWWPDQLEFDKQFPGSVGHFSQSGSVGHLSQSGSVGLSSRDASGAGAADAVANVAAERGGSGGSAMPRPGAGAPGADGAGQPVPAPMVGPTASRDSQAASDMGLPGHSAVEPAVGQHGRQAGGDGREQLRGHWPPPAPSDGGRPCATSAGDCGHASPASAYQWGGTSDANGSANALELLLNDLADSRAARPGSEFAVSPPWWPDQLEFDKQFPGSVGHFSQSGSVGHLSQSGSVGHFSRSGSVSHLSQSGSVGLSSRDASGAGAADAVANAAAERGGSGGSAVPRPGAGAPGADGAGQPVPAPMGGPTASRDSQAATDMGLPGHSAVEPAVGQHGRQAGGDGHEQLRGHWPPPAASDGGRPCATSAGDCGHGGLAAAGQRRGMQDGGGNDDLLGGFRNVLGDSGLLSSGSAGGTEGELRQWGVSPGASAWSSGATLSETQGSECAHTVRNIPRLGDWYNGMLTHASEGRAVAANSLMIAGMQECRWASRNLGAPTRGIGPAKSASEPRKSMRKGHDSLGEIPWAEEAFAKSGPGGVTAQAGAKPDATVGESASRPRQPETRSRLEGVFMHLPSTAAAQSGRVSQLRFTSPSAALEGQNPLAATHGRNRRLIPQPTGTASFAHGVSTLPEEETGGLIMARIEKRSSSANRGRRSLS, from the exons ATGATCAGTCCATTCTTGTGTGATGGCCAAACCGGATATCATCTGAACATTGTCGTGCATCTCTGTGATTTGATTGGCAGCGCGTTACTGG ATCCCGCCGGGAGACAGAATCTAGAATATTCAGACAGTCGAAGCCCGCGGATAGCGCCAATATCAACATCCGGCCCTTGTGCCGGCCTGACGTCTCCTGAAAGTGTCGCGATGCATGGAGATACTCCTGCAATTCAAGGCCAGGCGGCAggatgcgcatgcgtgcagaACCGAAGTTCGCCTTACCGTCGGGGTGACACTCGCGAGAATGTGTTTAGCCACAGATCCTGCATGACAATGGACATCAGTCCTTCGGTGCCAGGCCGTCTTGTTCAACAACAAACAAACACGCAACCGTGCACACGCACTGGGCCCGAAGCGTCTAGGCCAGGGGAGCGGGCTGTACCTGGCTTACGCGCCTCACACATCGATCACCCAACGAGCCTAAAAAAGCCAGCAGAAGACTCGCCAGCTCCGGACAAAGGCACGCGGGATGCTCCAAATCCTCGACAACAGCATCTCCCGAGAGGGTTCGCCGCCACAACTGGTCAGACGGAGCCGGCGGGTAGAGAGACTGCGAGTCGAGACAGCCAAGCGGCGACAGGCATGGGGCTGCCTGGGCACTCAGCTGTGGAGCCGGCGGTGGGGCAGCACGGCAGGCAGGCTGGCGGGGACGGTCACGAACAGCTGCGTGGTCAttggccgccgccggcgccatcCGACGGCGGTCGGCCATGTGCCACCTCGGCGGGTGAATGCGGGCATGCGTCCCCGGCCTCGGCATATCAGTGGGGCGGCACGTCAGATGCAAACGGATCTGCGAACGCCTTAGAGCTGCTGCTCAACGACCTAGCCGACTCCAGAGCGGCCAGACCTGGATCCGAGTTTGCCGTGTCGCCATCGTGGTGGCCCGACCAACTGGAATTCGACAAGCAGTTTCCGGGCAGTGTCGGCCATTTCAGTCAGTCGGGCAGTGTCGGCCATTTCAGCCAGTCGGGCAGTGTCGGCCATTTGAGCCAGTCGGGCAGTGTCGGCCTCTCGTCGCGAGACGcctcgggcgcaggcgcggctgacgccgtcgcgaacgtggctgcagagagaggcggtaGCGGAGGCAGAGCAATGCCCCGCCCAGGCGCGGGGGCGCCTGGTGCGGACGGTGCGGGACAGCCGGTGCCGGCGCCGATGGGGGGACCGACTGCGAGTCGAGACTGCCAAGCGGCGACAGACATGGGGCTGCCTGGGCACTCAGCTGTGGAGCCGGCGGTGGGGCAGCACGGCAGGCAGGCTGGCGGAGACGGTCGCGAACAGCTGCGTGGTCAttggccgccgcctgcgccatcCGACGGCGGTCGGCCATGTGCCACCTCGGCGGGTGACTGCGGGCATGCGTCCCCGGCCTCGGCATACCAGTGGGGCGGCACGTCAGATGCAAACGGATCCGCGAACGCCTTAGAGCTGCTGCTCAACGACCTAGCCGACTCCAGAGCGGCCAGACCTGGATCCGAGTTTGGCGTGTCGCCACCGTGGTGGCCCGACCAACTGGAATTCGACAAGCTGTTTCCGGGCAGTGTTGGCCATTTCAGCCAGTCGGGCAGTGTCGGCCATTTGAGCCAGTCGGGCAGTGTCGGCCATTTGAGCCAGTCGGGCAGTGTCGGCCTCTCGTCGCGAGACGcctcgggcgcaggcgcggctgacgccgtcgcgaacgtggctgcagagagaggcggtagcggaggcagcgcaaTGCCCCGCCCAGGGGCGGGGGCGCCTGGTGCGGACGGTGCGGGTCAGCCGGTGCCGGCGCCGATGGGGGGACCGACTGCGAGTCGAGACAGCCAAGCGGCGACAGACATGGGGCTGCCTGGGCACTCAGCTGTGGAGCCGGCGGTGGGGCAGCACGGCAGGCAGGCTGGCGGGGACGGTCACGAACAGCTGCGTGGTCAttggccgccgcctgcggcatcCGACGGCGGTCGGCCATGTGCCACCTCGGCGGGTGACTGCGGGCATGCGTCCCCGGCCTCGGCATACCAGTGGGGCGGCACGTCAGATGCAAACGGATCCGCGAACGCCTTAGAGCTGCTGCTCAACGACCTAGCCGACTCCAGAGCGGCCAGACCTGGATCCGAGTTTGCCGTGTCGCCATCGTGGTGGCCCGACCAACTGGAATTCGACAAGCAGTTTCCGGGCAGTGTCGGCCATTTCAGCCAGTCGGGCAGTGTCGGCCATTTGAGCCAGTCGGGCAGTGTCGGCCTCTCGTCGCGAGACGcctcgggcgcaggcgcggctgacgccgtcgcgaacgtggctgcagagagaggcggtagcggaggcagcgcaaTGCCCCGCCCAGGGGCGGGGGTGCCTGGTGCGGACGGTGCGGGACAGCCGGTGCCGGCGCCGATGGGGGGACCGACTGCGAGTCGAGACAGCCAAGCGGCGACAGACATGGGGCTGCCTGGGCACTCAGCTGTGGAGCCGGCGGTGGGGCAGCACGGCAGGCAGGCTGGCGGAGACGGTCACGAACAGCTGCGTGGTCAttggccgccgcctgcggcatcCGACGGCGGTCGGCCATGTGCCACCTCGGCGGGTGATTGCGGGCATGCGTCCCCGGCCTCGGCATACCAGTGGGGCGGCACGTCAGATGCAAACGGATCTGCGAACGCCTTAGAGCTGCTGCTCAACGACCTAGCCGACTCCAGAGCGGCCAGACCTGGATCCGAGTTTGCCGTGTCGCCACCGTGGTGGCCCGACCAACTGGAATTCGACAAGCAGTTTCCGGGCAGTGTTGGCCATTTGAGCCAGTCGGGCAGTGTCGGCCATTTGAGCCAGTCGGGCAGTGTCGGCCTCTCGTCGCGAGACGcctcgggcgcaggcgcggctgacgccgtcgcgaacgtggctgcagagagaggcggtagcggaggcagcgcaaTGCCCCGCCCAGGCGCGGGGGCGCCTGGTGCGGACGGTGCGGGACAGCCGGTGCCGGCGCCGATGGGGGGACCGACTGCGAGTCGAGACAGCCAAGCGGCGACAGACATGGGGCTGCCTGGGCACTCAGCTGTGGAGCCGGCGGTGGGGCAGCACGGCAGGCAGGCTGGCGGAGACGGTCACGAACAGCTGCGTGGTCAttggccgccgcctgcggcatcCGACGGCGGTCGGCCATGTGCCACCTCGGCGGGTGACTGCGGGCATGCGTCCCCGGCCTCGGCATACCAGTGGGGCGGCACGTCAGATGCAAACGGATCCGCGAACGCCTTAGAGCTGCTGCTCAACGACCTAGCCGACTCCAGAGCGGCCAGACCTGGATCCGGGTTTGGCGTGTCGCCACCGTGGTGGCCCGACCAACTGGAATTCGACAAGGAGTTTCCGGGCAGTGTTGGCCATTTCAGCCAGTCGGGCAGTGTCGGCCATTTGAGCCAGTCGGGCAGTGTCGGCCATTTGAGCCAGTCGGGCAGTGTCGGCCTCTCGTCGCGAGACGcctcgggcgcaggcgcggctgacgccgtcgcgaacgtggctgcagagagaggcggtaGCGGAGGCAGCACAATGCCCCGCCCAGGCGCGGGGGCGCCTGGTGCGGACGGTGCGGGTCAGCCGGTGCCGGCGCCGATGGGGGGACCGACTGCGAGTCGAGACAGCCAAGCGGCGACAGACATGGGGCTGCCTGGGCACTCAGCTGTGGAGCCGGCGGTGGGGCAGCACGGCAGGCAGGCTGGCGGAGACGGTCACGAACAGCTGCGTGGTCAttggccgccgcctgcggcatcCGACGGCGGTCGGCCATGTGCCACCTCGGCGGGCGACTGCGGGCATGCGTCCCCGGCCTCGGCATACCAGTGGGGCGGCACGTCAGATGCAAACGGATCCGCGAACGCCTTAGAGCTGCTGCTCAACGACCTAGCCGACTCCAGAGCGGCCAGACCTGGATCCGGGTTTGGCGTGTCGCCACCGTGGTGGCCCGACCAACTGGAATTCGACAAGCAGTTTCCGGGCAGTGTCGGCCATTTCAGCCAGTCGGGCAGTGTCGGCCATTTGAGCCAGTCGGGCAGTGTCGGCCTCTCGTCGCGAGACGcctcgggcgcaggcgcggctgacgccgtcgcgaacgtggctgcagagagaggcggtaGCGGAGGCAGCACAATGCCCCGCCCAGGCGCGGGGGCGCCTGGTGCGGACGGTGCGGGTCAGCCGGTGCCGGCGCCGATGGGGGGACCGACTGCGAGTCGAGACAGCCAAGCGGCGACAGACATGGGGCTGCCTGGGCACTCAGCTGTGGAGCCGGCGGTGGGGCAGCACGGCAGGCAGGCTGGCGGAGACGGTCACGAACAGCTGCGTGGTCAttggccgccgcctgcggcatcCGACGGCGGTCGGCCATGTGCCACCTCGGCGGGCGACTGCGGGCATGCGTCCCCGGCCTCGGCATACCAGTGGGGCGGCACGTCAGATGCAAACGGATCCGCGAACGCCTTAGAGCTGCTGCTCAACGACCTAGCCGACTCCAGAGCGGCCAGACCTGGATCCGGGTTTGGCGTGTCGCCACCGTGGTGGCCCGACCAACTGGAATTCGACAAGCAGTTTCCGGGCAGTGTCGGCCATTTCAGCCAGTCGGGCAGTGTCGGCCATTTGAGCCAGTCGGGCAGTGTCGGCCTCTCGTCGCGAGATGcctcgggcgcaggcgcggctgacgccgtcgcgaacgtggctgcagagagaggcggtagcggaggcagcgcaaTGCCCCGCCCAGGCGCGGGGGCGCCTGGTGCGGACGGTGCGGGTCAGCCGGTGCCGGCGCCGATGGTGGGACCGACTGCGAGTCGAGACAGCCAAGCGGCGTCAGACATGGGGCTGCCTGGGCACTCAGCTGTGGAGCCGGCGGTGGGGCAGCACGGCAGGCAGGCTGGCGGAGACGGTCGCGAACAGCTGCGTGGTCAttggccgccgcctgcgccatcCGACGGCGGTCGGCCATGTGCCACCTCGGCGGGTGACTGCGGGCATGCGTCCCCGGCCTCGGCATACCAGTGGGGCGGCACGTCAGATGCAAACGGATCTGCGAACGCCTTAGAGCTGCTGCTCAACGACCTAGCCGACTCCAGAGCGGCCAGACCTGGATCCGAGTTTGCCGTGTCGCCACCGTGGTGGCCCGACCAACTGGAATTCGACAAGCAGTTTCCGGGCAGTGTTGGCCATTTCAGCCAGTCGGGCAGTGTCGGCCATTTGAGCCAGTCGGGCAGTGTCGGCCATTTCAGCCGGTCGGGCAGTGTCAGCCATTTGAGCCAGTCGGGCAGTGTCGGCCTCTCGTCGCGAGACGcctcgggcgcaggcgcggctgacgccgtcgcgaacgcggctgcagagagaggcggtagcggaggcagcgcagtGCCCCGCCCAGGCGCGGGGGCGCCTGGTGCGGACGGTGCGGGACAGCCGGTGCCGGCGCCGATGGGGGGACCGACTGCGAGTCGAGACAGCCAAGCGGCGACAGACATGGGGCTGCCTGGGCACTCAGCTGTGGAGCCGGCGGTGGGGCAGCACGGCAGGCAGGCTGGCGGAGACGGTCACGAACAGCTGCGTGGTCAttggccgccgcctgcggcatcCGACGGCGGTCGGCCATGTGCCACCTCGGCGGGTGACTGCGGGCATGGTGGCCTGGCCGCAGCAGGTCAGCGGCGTGGCATGCAAGATGGGGGCGGAAACGACGACCTGTTAGGCGGGTTCCGTAATGTTTTAGGCGATTCCGGATTGCTCAGCTCGGGGTCCGCTGGAGGGACGGAGGGTGAGTTGCGTCAGTGGGGGGTAAGTCCTGGGGCTTCGGCGTGGAGCAGCGGTGCCACGCTGTCAGAGACGCAGGGCAGTGAGTGTGCGCACACCGTTCGTAATATCCCGCGACTGGGAGACTGGTATAACGGAATGCTCACGCACGCATCTGAAggacgcgccgtcgccgcgaatAGCCTCATGATTGCTGGAATGCAAGAATGCCGATGGGCGTCCAGGAACTTAGGAGCGCCTACGCGTGGAATCGGGCCCGCGAAAAGTGCTTCCGAGCCGCGAAAAAGCATGAGAAAGGGTCACGACTCATTGGGCGAGATACCTTGGGCTGAAGAAGCCTTTGCAAAATCGGGCCCGGGGGGAGTGACGGCTCAAGCCGGAGCGAAACCAGATGCAACTGTAGGCGAAAGTGCCAGCCGTCCCAGGCAGCCGGAAACGCGTAGCCGTCTCGAAGGAGTATTCATGCACCTACCATCcactgcggccgcgcagtcCGGCCGTGTAAGCCAACTCCGATTCACCTCGCCTAGTGCAGCTCTGGAAGGTCAAAACCCTCTGGCTGCAACGCACGGCCGGAACCGCCGGCTGATACCGCAACCGACTGGGACGGCGTCTTTCGCGCATGGGGTATCAACTCTCCCCGAGGAGGAAACAGGGGGACTGATCATGGCGCGAATAGAAAAAAGAAGCTCCAGTGCCAACAGAGGGCGCAGAAGCCTTTCTTAG
- a CDS encoding hypothetical protein (encoded by transcript BESB_068230), translating to MRDSQRITHSCRYPCSPYYLYAVAACEPDGQSYDAEATQGEPDVADSHHRHATVLASEGPASGSQAQTIDVDTDGKIETEEQAYELMGKLIRMRKDNRARILYLSAAEAKGLLRAMETYVAGKDEKLKIIEGKQLELKLLGGKTLRLNKRMKTLSEMFPSLAALVDFRRYDWLRKSSNEEHDSESPGGSTETSSATEEDQAATVEATEKCIGHLLRNIKNDTASLARRRKLIATKESKAAEIHHTQGSAPPTSSGRAMSKMQLQTHATRIARAECDARKLEHRIQSRRYRLHKLREKMKLLKASAYQTHLAAGHTGTEPDRSAPLETKTTAPPLPKHLRHLEDVQRQDVASSDTERRMREPGFDGNIWRVVEENRTHCLASKELVHLTRPNELTQEDAHARTQKGGAGRARAGRLPTAILPNALAGKVVHVSPEPPSSAIWITPQTLVVPGSVPQHMASFVPSAAPFGARALIANARSLQSGTPAKLLILLRM from the exons aTGCGAGATTCCCAACGAATCACGCATTCGTGCCGCTACCCCTGCTCGCCATACTACTTATACGCCGTGGCTGCTTGCGAGCCGGATGGACAATCATATGATGCCGAGGCGACTCAAGGGGAGCCGGATGTAGCGGACAGTCACCACAGACATGCTACGGTTCTTGCGAGCGAAGGGCCAGCCTCGGGATCCCAGGCACAGACGATCGATGTCGATACTGATGGTAAAATAGAGACAGAGGAGCAGGCATACGAACTCATGGGGAAGCTGATTCGGATGCGGAAAGACAATAGGGCGCGCATCCTGTACCTTTCGGCAGCG GAGGCCAAAGGCCTGCTTCGGGCCATGGAGACGTACGTGGCAGGGAAAGATGAAAAACTAAAGATAATTGAGGGCAAGCAGTTGGAGCTGAAACTACTGGGCGGCAAGACACTTCGTCTGAACAAGCGAATGAAAACGCTTTCAGAAATGTTCCCAAGCCTGGCTGCACTAGTCGACTTCCGCAGGTATGACTGGTTGAGAAAGAGTAGCAACGAGGAGCACGACAGCGAATCGCCGGGTGGCTCGACGGAGACATCCAGTGCTACGGAAGAGGATCAAGCGGCAACCGTGGAAGCGACGGAGAAATGCATTGGCCACTTGCTGCGAAACATAAAAAACGACACAGCATCACTTGCACGACGGCGTAAGCTAATCGCGACAAAGGAATCAAAAGCCGCTGAGATACACCACACTCAAGGATCCGCCCCCCCAACAAGTTCCGGCCGGGCTATGTCAAAGATGCAGTTACAGACCCATGCTACGCGAATAGCCCGAGCCGAGTGTGATGCTAGAAAGCTTGAACACCGAATCCAGAGCCGGAGATATCGCTTACATAAACTACGAGAAAAGATGAAATTGCTCAAGGCATCAGCGTACCAGACGCACCTCGCAGCAGGGCATACGGGAACTGAACCGGACAGGAGCGCGCCTCTAGAGACGAAGACAACAGCACCACCGCTTCCCAAACACCTGCGCCATCTGGAGGACGTACAGCGCCAGGATGTCGCTTCCAGTGATACCGAGAGACGGATGAGGGAGCCCGGTTTCGATGGAAACATTTGGCGTGTTGTTGAAGAGAACCGAACTCACTGCTTGGCCTCGAAAGAGTTAGTGCATCTAACCCGCCCAAATGAGCTGACCCAAGAGGACGCCCACGCGCGGACTCAGAAAGGCGGAGCGGGCAGAGCTCGTGCAGGACGACTGCCGACTGCCATACTACCAAACGCCCTCGCCGGTAAGGTTGTGCATGTATCTCCTGAGCCGCCCAGCTCTGCCATATGGATCACTCCGCAGACGCTGGTGGTTCCAGGTTCCGTCCCTCAGCACATGGCGTCGTTCGTTCCTAGCGCAGCCCCCTTCGGGGCGCGCGCGTTGATAGCGAACGCGAGATCTCTGCAGAGTGGTACGCCTGCCAAGCTGCTCATACTTCTGCGGATGTAG